A genomic segment from Dethiosulfovibrio russensis encodes:
- the rpsJ gene encoding 30S ribosomal protein S10: MSKKIRIRLKAFDHKVLDTSAAQIAETADRSGARVSGPIPLPTEINKFCILKSPHVDKDAREQFEMRTHKRLIDIIDPNQKTMDALMQLNLPSGVDIQIKL; the protein is encoded by the coding sequence GTGTCCAAGAAGATCCGCATCCGTCTGAAGGCCTTCGATCACAAGGTCCTCGACACGTCCGCCGCTCAGATAGCCGAGACGGCGGATAGAAGCGGGGCAAGGGTCTCCGGCCCGATCCCCCTTCCCACGGAGATCAACAAGTTCTGTATCCTCAAGTCCCCCCACGTGGACAAGGACGCGAGAGAGCAGTTTGAGATGAGAACCCATAAGAGGCTGATCGACATCATCGATCCCAATCAGAAGACGATGGACGCCCTTATGCAGCTGAATCTTCCCTCTGGAGTAGACATTCAGATCAAGCTTTAG